The following are from one region of the Sandaracinus amylolyticus genome:
- the gyrB gene encoding DNA topoisomerase (ATP-hydrolyzing) subunit B — MSVTDSNEPQTPVTEERSQPPSASSYGERSIQVLEGLEAVRKRPGMYIGDVHDGTGLHHLVWEVVDNAVDEHLAGHCDRIVVTLHSDGSITVVDNGRGIPVGMHEKGVSAAEVVMTVLHAGGKFDNDSYKVSAGLHGVGVSAVNAVSEWLRLEIRREGKVWQQEYRRGVPQAPIAPVGVTDKTGTKVSFKPDLEIFTNPEWSWDVLNNRLREISFLNAGLIIELEEEGGEGRKTTYQFAGGIREFVRLLNKSKTPIHDEVIYIIDERDRVQVELALQWNESFQEQVYCYTNNVHNKDGGTHLTGLRGALTKTVNGYGAEHNLVKELKGASLSGEDVREGLTAIVSVKHPDPSFSSQTKDKLVSSEVKGIVENIVNEKLALFFEEHPQEARKVVDKSVTAARAREAARKAREQVQRKGMLDASNLPGKLADCQAKDPAESELYIVEGDSAGGSAKQGRDRRTQAILPLRGKILNVERARFDKMLSNQEVGTLITALGAGVDASGNFDIDKLRYHHVIIMTDADVDGSHIRTLLLTFFYRQMPEAIRRGYVYIAQPPLYRVKKGKKEQYLKDEDAFARFVIDSGIDGVVVRTTGGQVPLAGDSLKRLLDDMNRWKKLLRAMERRLEPSIVEALVRVARLDADGLRDRATVDAAIKSVESYVGEKQPDLLPIIARVEEDPEHSASRVRFSTRAGVSTKTTTIDVDFVNGADFGQLRAIWDGVAALGAPPFVAVTGASEEDGESGRTEEIGGVDDLVAWVEARGRKGLSIQRYKGLGEMNPEQLWDTTMNPDTRVLLQVKVDDALQTDQLFSLLMGDEVEPRREFIEHHALDVKELDI; from the coding sequence ATGTCCGTCACCGACTCGAACGAACCTCAGACCCCTGTCACCGAGGAGCGGAGCCAGCCTCCGAGCGCGTCGTCGTACGGCGAGCGATCCATCCAGGTCCTCGAGGGCCTCGAGGCCGTCCGAAAGCGGCCCGGCATGTACATCGGCGACGTGCACGACGGCACGGGCCTGCACCACCTCGTGTGGGAGGTCGTCGACAACGCGGTCGACGAGCACCTCGCCGGTCACTGCGATCGCATCGTGGTCACGCTGCACAGCGACGGATCGATCACCGTCGTCGACAACGGTCGCGGCATCCCCGTCGGCATGCACGAGAAGGGCGTGAGCGCGGCCGAGGTCGTGATGACCGTGCTGCACGCCGGCGGCAAGTTCGACAACGACTCGTACAAGGTCTCCGCCGGTCTGCACGGCGTCGGCGTCTCCGCGGTCAACGCGGTGAGCGAGTGGCTGCGCCTCGAGATCCGCCGCGAGGGCAAGGTGTGGCAGCAGGAGTATCGGCGCGGCGTTCCGCAGGCGCCGATCGCGCCGGTCGGCGTGACCGACAAGACCGGCACGAAGGTGAGCTTCAAGCCGGACCTCGAGATCTTCACCAATCCCGAGTGGAGCTGGGACGTCCTCAACAATCGCCTTCGCGAGATCTCGTTCCTCAATGCCGGTCTGATCATCGAGCTCGAGGAAGAGGGCGGCGAAGGGCGCAAGACGACGTATCAGTTCGCCGGCGGCATTCGTGAGTTCGTCCGTCTGCTCAACAAGAGCAAGACTCCGATCCACGACGAGGTCATCTACATCATCGACGAGCGCGACCGCGTGCAGGTCGAGCTCGCGCTGCAGTGGAACGAGTCGTTCCAGGAGCAGGTCTACTGCTACACGAACAACGTCCACAACAAGGACGGCGGCACGCACCTCACGGGCCTGCGCGGCGCGCTGACCAAGACGGTCAACGGCTACGGCGCCGAGCACAACCTGGTGAAGGAGCTCAAGGGCGCGTCGCTGTCGGGCGAGGACGTTCGTGAGGGCCTGACCGCGATCGTCTCGGTGAAGCACCCCGATCCGAGCTTCAGCTCGCAGACGAAGGACAAGCTCGTCTCGAGCGAGGTGAAGGGCATCGTCGAGAACATCGTGAACGAGAAGCTCGCGCTGTTCTTCGAGGAGCACCCGCAGGAGGCGCGCAAGGTCGTCGACAAGAGCGTCACCGCGGCGCGCGCGCGCGAGGCTGCGCGCAAGGCGCGCGAGCAGGTGCAGCGCAAGGGCATGCTCGACGCGAGCAACCTGCCCGGCAAGCTCGCCGACTGTCAGGCGAAGGACCCCGCGGAGAGCGAGCTCTACATCGTCGAGGGTGACTCGGCAGGTGGCTCGGCGAAGCAGGGTCGTGATCGACGCACCCAGGCGATCCTGCCGCTGCGCGGGAAGATCCTGAACGTCGAGCGTGCGCGCTTCGACAAGATGCTGAGCAACCAGGAGGTCGGGACGCTGATCACGGCGCTCGGCGCGGGTGTCGATGCGAGTGGCAACTTCGACATCGACAAGCTCCGCTATCACCACGTGATCATCATGACCGACGCAGACGTCGACGGATCGCACATCCGGACTCTGCTGCTCACGTTCTTCTATCGACAGATGCCCGAGGCGATCCGGCGCGGATACGTGTACATCGCGCAGCCTCCGCTCTATCGCGTGAAGAAGGGCAAGAAGGAGCAGTACCTCAAGGACGAGGACGCGTTCGCGCGCTTCGTGATCGACTCGGGCATCGACGGAGTCGTGGTGCGCACGACGGGCGGTCAGGTGCCGCTCGCGGGCGACTCGCTGAAGCGACTGCTCGACGACATGAACCGCTGGAAGAAGCTGCTGCGCGCGATGGAGCGGCGGCTCGAGCCGTCGATCGTCGAGGCGCTGGTGCGCGTGGCGCGCCTCGATGCGGACGGGCTGCGTGATCGCGCGACGGTGGACGCCGCGATCAAGTCGGTCGAGTCGTACGTCGGCGAGAAGCAGCCGGACCTGCTGCCGATCATCGCGCGCGTCGAGGAGGACCCGGAGCACAGCGCGTCGCGCGTCCGCTTCAGCACGCGCGCGGGCGTGAGCACGAAGACGACGACGATCGACGTCGACTTCGTGAACGGCGCGGACTTCGGGCAGCTGCGCGCGATCTGGGACGGAGTCGCGGCGCTCGGCGCGCCGCCCTTCGTCGCGGTGACCGGCGCGAGCGAGGAAGACGGTGAGAGTGGGCGCACCGAGGAGATCGGTGGCGTCGACGATCTCGTCGCGTGGGTCGAGGCGCGCGGTCGCAAGGGCCTGTCGATCCAGCGCTACAAGGGTCTCGGCGAGATGAACCCGGAGCAGCTCTGGGACACGACGATGAATCCCGACACGCGCGTGCTGCTGCAGGTGAAGGTGGACGACGCGCTGCAGACGGATCAGCTCTTCTCGCTGCTGATGGGCGACGAGGTCGAGCCGCGCCGCGAGTTCATCGAGCACCACGCGCTCGACGTGAAGGAGCTCGACATCTGA
- a CDS encoding HIT domain-containing protein, with protein sequence MIFALDPRIEADSAPVGRLPLCHVRWMRDARYPWALLVPARPGVREIHELDERDRHALIDESAQVASALSRIVSAHKMNVAAIGNVVAQLHVHVVARFPTDDAWPRPVWGLHPALPYEPDVLEARIAALRAELAI encoded by the coding sequence GTGATCTTCGCGCTCGATCCGCGCATCGAGGCCGACAGCGCGCCGGTCGGGCGTCTTCCGCTCTGCCACGTCCGATGGATGCGCGACGCGCGGTATCCGTGGGCGCTGCTCGTCCCGGCACGTCCCGGGGTGCGCGAGATCCACGAGCTCGACGAGCGCGATCGACACGCGCTGATCGACGAGTCCGCGCAGGTCGCGTCCGCGCTCTCGCGCATCGTGTCCGCGCACAAGATGAACGTTGCGGCGATCGGCAACGTCGTCGCGCAGCTCCACGTGCACGTCGTCGCGCGCTTCCCGACCGACGACGCGTGGCCGCGCCCGGTGTGGGGCCTCCATCCCGCGCTGCCGTACGAGCCCGACGTGCTCGAGGCGCGCATCGCCGCGCTGCGCGCCGAGCTCGCGATCTGA
- a CDS encoding SDR family oxidoreductase, with the protein MQHIFRAALFDGEVAIVTGGGTGIGFAVARELGTLGAKIAICGRRPEPLAEAADRLRADGIDVHHAACDIRKPEEVEAFVDGVVASFGRASILVNNAGGQFPTPAEHLAPKGFEAVVRNNLLGTWTMTHAVARRAFIPSKRGRIVNVIANVARGFPGMAHTGAARAGVENLTKTLAVEWAVHGIRVNAVAPGVIKTTGTAQYPPELLEMSRASTPLKRLGSAEETSHLIVYLASTQADFVTGQTFYIDGGASLWGSPWQIPDDEVPQYPPYPLPE; encoded by the coding sequence TTGCAGCACATCTTCCGAGCGGCTCTCTTCGACGGCGAAGTCGCGATCGTCACCGGTGGTGGAACCGGCATCGGCTTCGCGGTCGCGCGAGAGCTCGGCACCCTGGGAGCGAAGATCGCGATCTGCGGTCGTCGCCCCGAGCCCCTGGCCGAGGCCGCCGATCGCCTGCGCGCCGACGGCATCGACGTGCACCACGCGGCCTGCGACATCCGCAAGCCCGAGGAGGTCGAGGCGTTCGTCGACGGCGTCGTCGCGAGCTTCGGTCGCGCGTCGATCCTCGTCAACAACGCGGGCGGCCAGTTCCCCACGCCCGCCGAGCACCTCGCGCCGAAGGGCTTCGAGGCGGTGGTCCGCAACAACCTGCTCGGCACCTGGACCATGACCCACGCGGTCGCGCGCCGCGCGTTCATCCCGAGCAAGCGCGGGCGCATCGTGAACGTCATCGCGAACGTCGCGCGCGGCTTCCCCGGCATGGCGCACACCGGCGCGGCGCGCGCCGGCGTCGAGAACCTCACGAAGACGCTCGCGGTCGAGTGGGCGGTGCACGGCATCCGCGTCAACGCGGTCGCGCCCGGCGTGATCAAGACGACGGGCACCGCGCAGTACCCGCCCGAGCTGCTCGAGATGTCGCGCGCGTCGACCCCGCTGAAGCGCCTCGGCAGCGCCGAGGAGACGTCGCACCTGATCGTCTACCTCGCGAGCACGCAGGCGGACTTCGTCACCGGTCAGACCTTCTACATCGACGGCGGCGCGAGCCTCTGGGGATCGCCGTGGCAGATCCCCGACGACGAGGTCCCGCAGTACCCGCCGTATCCCCTCCCCGAATGA